Proteins from a single region of Gaiellales bacterium:
- the rpmD gene encoding 50S ribosomal protein L30 produces MAKLRITQVRGTARIRPEHRGTLRALGLRKINAETVRDDSPVLQGMLRRVNALVKVEEIDG; encoded by the coding sequence ATGGCGAAGCTCCGCATCACCCAGGTGCGCGGCACCGCCCGCATCCGGCCGGAGCATCGCGGCACGCTACGCGCGCTCGGCCTGCGCAAGATCAACGCCGAGACCGTCCGCGACGACTCGCCGGTGCTGCAGGGCATGCTGCGCCGCGTGAACGCGCTCGTGAAGGTGGAGGAGATCGATGGCTGA